From a single Alloactinosynnema sp. L-07 genomic region:
- the kdpB gene encoding potassium-transporting ATPase subunit KdpB → MTTTTEHPRTPDQIRERHAENLGHQVAGGAFDARQLVTSFPDALRKLNPRHQLRNPVMFVVWVGSLLVTVFAIGDPSVFSVAVAAWLWFTVLFANLAEAVAEGRGKAHAESLRRTKKDAVARRLTAGGQEERVPGTELRIGDLVVVEAGEVIPGDGDVVEGIATVDESAITGESAPVIRESGGDRCAVTGGTTVLSDRIIVKITTKPGESFVDRMIALVEGAERQKTPNEIALTILLSTLTIIFLLAVVALQPFAIFSGGEQSVIVLTALLVCLIPTTIGALLSAIGIAGMDRLVQRNVLATSGKAVEAAGDIDTLLLDKTGTITWGNRRATEFIPAAGVSTAEFAAMARLASLADDTPEGRSVIEFCVERHQLSPRLSAGEYPGEVRNVPFTAQTRMSGVDIGDRRIRKGAASAFTIDAAAQSIVDEISAEGATPLVVAENDTVLGVIRLSDVVKPGMKERFAELRAMGIRTVMVTGDNPLTAKAIAEEAGVDDFLAEAKPEDKMALIRKEQEGGKLVAMTGDGTNDAPALAQSDVGVAMNTGTSAAKEAGNMVDLDSDPTKLIEIVEIGKQLLITRGALTTFSVANDLAKYFAILPAMFAAIYPQLDKLNIMNLGSPQSAILSAVIFNALIIVVLIPLALKGVRYRPSSASSLLRRNLLIYGLGGIVVPFAGIWLIDLLVRLIPGIG, encoded by the coding sequence CTGACCACCACTACCGAACACCCCCGCACTCCCGACCAGATTCGGGAGCGGCACGCGGAGAACCTGGGCCATCAGGTCGCGGGCGGCGCCTTCGACGCGCGCCAGCTGGTGACGTCGTTCCCCGACGCGCTGCGCAAGCTCAACCCGCGCCACCAGCTGCGCAACCCGGTCATGTTCGTCGTCTGGGTCGGCTCGCTGCTGGTCACCGTGTTCGCCATCGGTGATCCGAGCGTATTCAGCGTCGCGGTAGCGGCCTGGCTGTGGTTCACCGTGCTGTTCGCCAACCTCGCCGAGGCGGTCGCCGAGGGCCGGGGCAAGGCCCACGCCGAGTCGCTGCGCCGGACGAAGAAGGACGCCGTCGCGCGGCGACTCACCGCGGGCGGCCAGGAGGAGCGGGTCCCCGGCACCGAACTGCGGATCGGCGACCTCGTGGTGGTCGAGGCGGGTGAGGTGATCCCGGGCGACGGCGACGTGGTCGAGGGCATCGCCACGGTCGACGAGTCAGCCATCACCGGCGAGTCGGCCCCGGTCATCCGCGAGTCCGGCGGCGACCGGTGCGCGGTGACCGGCGGCACCACCGTGCTGTCCGACCGGATCATCGTCAAGATCACCACCAAGCCCGGCGAGTCCTTCGTGGACCGGATGATCGCGCTGGTCGAGGGCGCGGAACGGCAGAAGACACCGAACGAGATCGCGCTGACGATCCTGCTGTCGACGCTGACGATCATCTTCCTGCTCGCGGTGGTCGCGCTGCAGCCCTTCGCCATCTTCTCCGGCGGCGAGCAGTCGGTGATCGTGCTGACCGCGCTGCTGGTGTGCCTGATCCCGACGACCATCGGAGCACTGCTCTCGGCGATCGGCATCGCGGGCATGGACCGGCTGGTCCAACGCAACGTGCTGGCCACCTCGGGCAAGGCCGTGGAGGCCGCGGGCGACATCGACACGCTGCTGCTGGACAAAACCGGCACGATCACCTGGGGCAACCGCCGCGCCACCGAGTTCATCCCGGCGGCCGGGGTTTCGACTGCGGAGTTCGCTGCTATGGCGAGACTGGCCAGTCTCGCTGATGACACTCCGGAAGGCCGGAGTGTCATCGAGTTCTGCGTGGAGCGACACCAGTTGTCCCCTCGCTTGAGCGCCGGCGAGTATCCCGGCGAGGTTCGCAACGTGCCGTTCACCGCACAGACCCGGATGAGCGGCGTCGACATTGGGGATCGCCGCATTCGCAAGGGCGCGGCGAGTGCCTTCACCATCGACGCCGCCGCGCAGTCCATTGTGGACGAGATCAGCGCCGAGGGCGCAACGCCGCTCGTGGTCGCGGAGAACGACACCGTGCTCGGGGTGATCCGGCTGTCCGATGTGGTCAAACCGGGCATGAAGGAGCGCTTCGCCGAACTGCGCGCCATGGGCATCCGCACGGTCATGGTGACCGGGGACAACCCGCTGACGGCCAAGGCGATCGCCGAGGAGGCCGGGGTCGACGACTTCCTGGCCGAGGCCAAGCCCGAGGACAAGATGGCCCTGATCCGCAAGGAGCAGGAGGGCGGCAAGCTGGTCGCGATGACCGGCGACGGCACCAACGACGCCCCGGCGCTGGCCCAGTCCGACGTCGGCGTGGCGATGAACACCGGCACGTCGGCGGCCAAAGAGGCCGGGAACATGGTCGACCTGGACTCCGACCCGACCAAGCTCATCGAGATCGTGGAGATCGGCAAGCAGTTGCTGATCACCCGCGGCGCGCTGACGACGTTCTCCGTGGCCAACGACTTGGCCAAGTACTTCGCCATCCTGCCCGCGATGTTCGCCGCGATCTATCCGCAGCTGGACAAGCTCAACATCATGAACCTCGGATCGCCCCAGTCGGCGATCCTCTCGGCGGTGATCTTCAACGCGCTGATCATCGTCGTGCTGATCCCGCTGGC